The following nucleotide sequence is from Mytilus galloprovincialis chromosome 12, xbMytGall1.hap1.1, whole genome shotgun sequence.
gaggtgtaaaatgtggtcaaatataatgcctacccatgttaaaatgagcatagagcatgacatgaaggaattatttcgattctaataggacaagtatagtatttttataggtcgaagcgtacgaaattaccgtaaaaatgtttggctgttccTGTTTCCTCCTGTGCattgcatttcatatttgataagtttaaaaactacgagcagggtaaatatatgttgtttcataaacatatataataaaagtttatgttagctgcctaaatgtatatattttaaaggataacgatggaaaataacgttaatataaacagtaagtttgtgcgcatgtgtcaaacatattttgtgctcattagaacacatctttgtttacaaagcgtaataaggacgtcatattagaatccattttttatgtcattgaaaatatataaataacttcTCTTGATAGGTTTCTATTAAGAGGAAAGGTCTAATAATAAGGCACtttcaaaaatcattattttcatcTTCTTAAAATGAAACGGTGGAGAGCTTTGTAAATATTACATTGAAATAAGTAGCCACAAACAAGCTTAAGATTAAAATTCTAGTAAAGGAATGGTCCCTTATATCTACCtgagtcaaatcagtgaacatgaatttgacactTGTGCCTTTAACAGTATAATAATAATGTCATTTAGTTGgaaatagtaaaattttaaaaacaaacatgaatgaataaataaataaaacaaaaaaaaagacataacacATGTATACAATCTCTTGTCTGAATGTAagatataaagtaaacaaaatcaaacaaacttATAATGAAACAGCTGGTTCTTTTACCCACCAAGATTTTTATAAAGTTGTCAAGtataatttgaaatcaaaatgaagatatattttgttttgcattttttctggaattgtcaaaattgactttgaattaaaaattgagggtaaataaattaaaatctcTGATGCCTTCAAATTTATGAAATGGACAATCGTaaaataaaaaggttaaataaTTGATTAATACAACTGAATACATGATCAGAcatatgtttgattttacttttgtttttacaATAACAGTTCTCCTAATGTCTTTGAAATATATACACTGAATAACTGTCTTTAATAGAAGGCAGGCATACCATTCATAATGATGTTGAATATCGTAAATGATGAAATTGTGACAGAGGCAATGGTTACACTCCCTAGCACATATGATTCAACTTCAACCCATTCTGAAAACAGAACATACAATTATTATCACACAATTTATAGGAAGTTTTTTGGCACTTGTTAAATACCAgtattgtcaatgaaattaatgattctttattttaaattaagtttttttattatttaacttgcATTGCAGCAAAAGCCTCCAATGGTCAAGTTGCCTATTATACGTCATTGTGAACTGGGTAAATATGATATGAAGTTGTACCAAATTAGCTGATAAGTGCTAGCAGATaagaaataaataagatttttcaaAAACCAAGATCTTCTGTAGTAATTCTTATTGTAATTAAGGGGTGGTCATTAAGTATAAATCAGAAGGGGGTCAGTAGTATAATATTGTCAAGAAAGTTTTGTACAAATTCAGGTGAAAATGTTCTTTTGGATATTCTTTTATTAAGAATGTTTAAAACATTCTTCCTCATCATTTGTATGATCTTTGTTGTCTGTAATCTATTGGctgttaaaaagattttttttcctcatttttttctgatacacTATTGGAACATTTAAACAAAAGCCTTGAGATGTGtatgtatgttggcatttgtttttgaagcagttcagtgttcctgttgtaacgttgttttcctcttatagttgatgtgtttctgtGGGTTTGGTTTGTGAAATGGATTTGTTTTGATCAGCAGTATACTACTTTTAGTACATAACTAAATATCCATTAAATTTATAAAGATTTCGTTTTTAATTAACCTACCCTCTGGCAATTCATTGTCTGTACTATCTTTAGAAATCTCTATTCTCAGGAAACCCATGGTTGTATCTGTACCATCAGAACAGGAAATATAAATCTCATATTCAGGGAAGGTATCTGCATTCAAGGTCGCCGAGCTACTCAGATGGATTGTCTGACCTAAAATTCAAAAGTACATCTTTTTCATTGACATTTGCCATTAAAAAACATgactttttgaaaagtttgaaaaagAGAGTAgagtttttgttctttttttggtacttttgtttagaaattatcaatttttttgcAGAATAGCAATGGTTTATCATAAATTTCCCATGAAAGTCTTCATAATGAAGTCTGGACCTACTGATGGACATATATACCTTCTAGAAAAAAGACATTTTCTGTTTctggatttgtttttgtcatgttACATGTGATTGGGTCTGGACCTTTAGATGGATCATCAACAGTGAAGGTATATAAAGCTCCAGTAGCTGTTTCTTCAATGTATATCTTCTTGTTGAAATCTGGGAAGGTAGGCGGCTGGAATTCAATTGTATATGCATATTAGTCTATAAAAGTTAGTCAATATTCCAAAATCTTTCTTCTTTTAAATTATCCATTGAGTATGGAGTAAACaagcattaaaataaaaaaaaaacgaaaatgtaCTGTCATTGATATCAATGTCTTATGATCctttaaatttaataacaaaaaacatgatTATTTTCTACATAGAccttaaaatataaacaaacagtaCAATATGATGCACATACAATGTAAAATGTGGGACCTAGTTAAATTAATTCATGACACATCACCTTTATAAATTAATGACACAAAATGCAATGAACAGCcaattattgatattaataactaTACCCCATTAAATGTTGTTATGGTAACAGTTCCAGTAACTCTGTTGTAGCAGGAATCCTCTGCCCACATGACATACAAGTGATACTGGTTTCTTTCTCCAACTATATGCAGAAGATCATCTTTCACATGAACAGATTCTATAAGAAATAATTGTAATCCATTACTGTAAAAGTTAGAGACTAGGCAATCATTTTCATATAGAATTATGACAACAAGCTATAtatgaaattgaaagaaaaataattatgGGCACACTACAACTATAAAATGGCCACATAAAGCATCTGTTTGTAATCTTAATATTGTTCTACTAGTATATTGTCTTAAGTACATTTCTGTCCCGTATGAATTGGTAAATACTATGAAAATTGCTTTGATGGATAttgtatttaaaagaaaactttattttacatgttAGCCATGTCATATGTAATACTATATCTAGGTTttaattttttgcattttttattgttttaatttcagcAGTGTTTACTTAACCATAAACTTACTAGACCAAGTATCAAAGTAGAAGTACTGATCATTATCATATTCTGGTTGGTAATCAACAAACCAATCAGCATAATCTGTGTCATTGAAGAAAAAATCTATCAGACTGAAATCTATTGGTGAATGGTCTGGTATCGTCTTCTCATAACGTGATAAATTAAAGTAGGGTAgtgtatctaaaaaaaaaagaatattgaaTTATCATAATGTCAAAGTTAAATATCTGAAAATGAACATGATTATGAACagatatttcaaataaaagtatACAATTAAACTTGAAATAGTCGAATGCAAACAAATAATTCCAAATTTGAATAGAACATGCTTTGTAACACTAAAAATATtcagaagaaaaataaagaatgaagTTCACAATAATATTATGgggaaaaaaatctttgaaaatttcATTGAAATTCAGTCTGTCAGTGAGAGAAGCTGCAGATATCAGTAACatctttaattaatttttctAATTTAGTTTAATAACCCTATTCCAGTTAAAAGGCGTAAAAAATCAGTACCTGGATCATCTTCTGTTTTGAgtcaataataaattataaaagttGTTTCCTCTTAAAAAGAGATTGATAATTTCAATGAACAAAACATATGATGTACTagctttaaacatgtttatactgGATAATAACATTAAATAGGGTCTTTTAAACTCTAAGGAACATATTCCATGGAGTTCTTACTTTCTATCATGGTACACAATAATGAGTTTTTACTCAAGACAAGAAAACTTTCAATGGGATACTCACCAGTCTATATATAAAGTTTCCTCCCGCATTCAAAACTGATAAAGAAACTCAAACATAAAATCTACAATGCACATTAAACAATAATACCATTAaaatgtaagggagataatccatgTAGAACTTACTTTCAACAGTGGTATACTGAATGGCAAACACTTGTTCATACAAAATCTCTTTGGTCCCATTCCAGTTGACCACATCACCATCTTGGGGATCCTCTGTAACAATTTTATAAGTATCTGTAGGACACAGGTTTTCCCTGAGATCTCTGTGTTCAGGATAAGAAGCATTGTACGAGGCATTGCACCAATCATAAGATAAAATCTGAGCTCCACCATCATACCTGAAATAATCTTGTCATATAAACAAGCTCTTCAAATTTATCctgtaaaatttccaaaatatcagaGCAATTACTCAATTAGTTTTAaactttagttttaaaataatctaaaaattaaTATCTAAAATctgcaaaaaataatttataagaatTTATTACAATCACTGAAATGTTTGATTCCTGGAGGTAACTTGAACAGCATCaagggtcaaggtcaaattttgtCATTTGGTACATGTATTCCAATCACATGATGCTTCTACATACAAAGTTGTATATACTTACCATCCAATAAAATCTCTGGCGACTATAGTGATTCTTTGCTCATCTGGTGGGATGAATGTGTTTATCTTGTTAAGGTCAGTATCTGTAACAAAGGAAATCATCTTAATACGTTTTGGCTAATCAAAACTCCTttacttttttgcttttttttttttagaaatcagtCTCTTAATCTTTGGTAACATTTATATAACTGAGATACCTATCGATTTCTTTTATTGACATTATTAATCCACAATGTATTCATTGAAAAGAATTAATTTATTCGTATGATTTAAAAATCATGCATAGTAAATATCATATCTTTTTCACTTTAAAAGATTATTTTTGGAAAGTAAGATACTTGATTTGTAGTAACCTGAATAACTCCCTTGTAGTATTCTGCTACATTAATGCAAAAATGTCTATAGtcaatgataattatatttttttaatttatagagaGTTCTATGTATATTGATGCCATAAGAGGGAAAAGAACTAATTATATGGAGCGCATGAGTTGTTTGAGTAAGATTTTCACCTTAATAAAAAACAAGTTGTCCTTTGCATGAATATATGTTAATATGTAGGTAATAATGTTTTTAGAATGTAATTAGCAGTAAATACCTGAGATATTAACAGAATTGGTTCCCACAACTTCTCTGTATCCAGGAACACCAATTGATCTCCATACAATAAATTTAAGAGTTCCAACATTCACTGGATAAAATGTCCATGATGCTATTAGTCCACAACATCGTACAATATCAACTTCACTCTCCATAATATAGGCATTTTCTAATGAAGA
It contains:
- the LOC143053690 gene encoding uncharacterized protein LOC143053690 — its product is MYWEYGCIIPQWSQWSHWSDCSITCDRGYQTRTRYCESDTESNTVDGYNNTCDCEARNFSYVDIGNLTLGPVNDTEEENAYIMESEVDIVRCCGLIASWTFYPVNVGTLKFIVWRSIGVPGYREVVGTNSVNISDTDLNKINTFIPPDEQRITIVARDFIGWYDGGAQILSYDWCNASYNASYPEHRDLRENLCPTDTYKIVTEDPQDGDVVNWNGTKEILYEQVFAIQYTTVENTLPYFNLSRYEKTIPDHSPIDFSLIDFFFNDTDYADWFVDYQPEYDNDQYFYFDTWSKSVHVKDDLLHIVGERNQYHLYVMWAEDSCYNRVTGTVTITTFNGPPTFPDFNKKIYIEETATGALYTFTVDDPSKGPDPITCNMTKTNPETENVFFLEGQTIHLSSSATLNADTFPEYEIYISCSDGTDTTMGFLRIEISKDSTDNELPEGRLIKNEIFINLMDI